In Halogeometricum sp. S1BR25-6, a single genomic region encodes these proteins:
- the proS gene encoding proline--tRNA ligase has product MSDEQELGITESKQYNTGEWYAEVVQKAELANYGPEGMSGFIVTRPRAYALWERVQDYLDTEFKATGVQNAYFPMLIPEQYLEREKDVVEGFDPEVAWVTHAGREELEERLAVRPTSESIIAPYMAQWVRSHRDLPLRVNQWTSVVRWEATETKPFFRTKEFLWQEGHTAHATDESAWDETLMRLDQYAAMYEDLLAIPVLRGAKPEHDKFPGAKKTTTVEALMPDGKSVQAGTSHHLGTSFAEAFDITYTDEGEDSQVAHTTSWGLSWRALGALIMTHSDDQGLVLPPTVAPEQVVVVPIWQADTQENVLDYAESVADELEDAGVRVELDDRDERNPGFKFNEWELKGVPVRFEIGPNEVDDEVVTVVHRPDGESKEVPREDIAETVREEFDEVYAKLYAAAEENLEENVREADSRADILGTIGQHGGYVKAPWCGDEDCETEIKDQLAAEIVMVPLRDEAAEIHAGEECAVCGEGAEETAYFAKSY; this is encoded by the coding sequence ATGAGCGACGAGCAGGAACTCGGTATCACCGAGTCCAAGCAGTACAACACGGGCGAGTGGTACGCGGAGGTCGTCCAGAAGGCCGAGTTGGCCAACTACGGACCCGAGGGGATGAGCGGCTTCATCGTCACGCGTCCGCGCGCCTACGCCCTCTGGGAGCGCGTGCAGGATTACCTCGACACCGAGTTCAAGGCGACGGGGGTACAGAACGCGTACTTCCCAATGCTCATCCCCGAGCAGTACCTCGAACGGGAGAAGGACGTCGTCGAGGGGTTCGACCCCGAGGTGGCGTGGGTCACCCACGCCGGCCGCGAGGAGTTGGAGGAGCGACTGGCCGTCCGGCCCACCTCCGAGTCCATCATCGCCCCCTACATGGCCCAGTGGGTCCGGAGCCACCGCGACCTGCCCCTGCGCGTGAACCAGTGGACCTCCGTCGTCCGCTGGGAGGCCACGGAGACGAAGCCGTTCTTCCGGACGAAGGAGTTCCTCTGGCAGGAGGGTCACACCGCGCACGCGACCGACGAGAGCGCGTGGGACGAGACGTTGATGCGCCTCGACCAGTACGCCGCGATGTACGAGGACCTCCTCGCCATCCCGGTCCTCCGGGGCGCCAAGCCCGAGCACGACAAGTTCCCCGGGGCGAAGAAGACGACGACCGTCGAGGCCCTGATGCCCGACGGCAAGTCCGTGCAGGCTGGCACCTCCCACCACCTCGGCACGTCGTTCGCCGAGGCGTTCGACATCACGTACACCGACGAGGGCGAGGACAGTCAGGTCGCACACACCACCTCGTGGGGCCTCTCCTGGCGCGCACTCGGCGCACTCATCATGACCCACTCTGACGACCAGGGCCTCGTCCTGCCGCCGACCGTCGCCCCCGAACAGGTCGTCGTGGTTCCCATCTGGCAGGCCGACACGCAGGAGAACGTGCTCGACTACGCCGAGTCGGTCGCCGACGAGTTGGAGGACGCCGGCGTCCGCGTCGAACTCGACGACCGCGACGAGCGCAACCCCGGCTTCAAGTTCAACGAGTGGGAACTGAAGGGAGTTCCCGTCCGCTTCGAGATCGGTCCGAACGAGGTGGACGACGAAGTCGTGACGGTCGTCCACCGCCCCGACGGCGAGTCCAAGGAGGTCCCCCGCGAGGACATCGCCGAGACGGTGCGGGAGGAGTTCGACGAGGTGTACGCGAAACTGTACGCCGCCGCGGAGGAGAACCTAGAAGAGAACGTCCGCGAGGCGGACTCGCGCGCGGACATCCTCGGCACCATCGGTCAGCACGGCGGCTACGTGAAGGCGCCGTGGTGCGGCGACGAGGACTGCGAGACGGAGATCAAAGACCAGTTGGCGGCCGAAATCGTGATGGTCCCCCTCCGCGACGAAGCGGCGGAGATCCACGCCGGCGAGGAGTGCGCTGTCTGCGGCGAGGGCGCCGAGGAGACGGCGTACTTCGCGAAGTCGTACTGA
- a CDS encoding HTH domain-containing protein encodes MLTHGTNGPARSGGMDSGTNGSADTDREEIRVELWCEATRTGGDSEFDRIAERLRRLADRGDVDAAAVETWDRYVDVSGGFVRDDTARETRDRLARLREWTWRRREESAAAAGAGSAGRGRLGPAVELHRVPRAVLVEFENGVVRNVTFADEHTGCLTDRLESLAERERSESVSESPSASTSADRASDRTRDRERGRERDRRNRTRSRSHERERERERVRS; translated from the coding sequence ATGCTAACACACGGCACGAACGGGCCGGCGCGGAGCGGAGGGATGGACTCCGGAACGAACGGGTCGGCGGACACCGACCGGGAAGAGATTCGCGTCGAGTTGTGGTGCGAGGCGACGCGGACCGGGGGCGACAGCGAGTTCGACCGAATCGCAGAGCGCCTCCGACGACTCGCCGACCGCGGCGACGTCGACGCGGCGGCCGTCGAAACGTGGGACCGGTACGTGGACGTCTCGGGCGGGTTCGTTCGGGACGACACCGCGAGAGAGACCAGAGACCGCCTCGCCCGACTCCGCGAGTGGACGTGGCGGCGCCGCGAGGAGTCCGCGGCCGCGGCCGGGGCCGGGTCCGCCGGTCGCGGGCGACTCGGACCCGCCGTCGAACTGCACCGCGTTCCGCGCGCCGTGCTCGTCGAGTTCGAGAACGGCGTGGTGCGGAACGTGACGTTCGCCGACGAGCACACCGGCTGTCTCACCGACCGGCTGGAGAGCCTGGCGGAGCGCGAGCGGTCGGAGTCGGTCTCCGAGTCGCCGTCTGCCTCGACGTCCGCCGACCGCGCCTCCGACCGGACGCGGGACCGGGAACGGGGACGAGAACGGGACCGTCGGAATCGGACCCGGTCCCGGTCGCACGAACGTGAACGTGAACGCGAACGGGTCCGGTCCTAA
- a CDS encoding beta-CASP ribonuclease aCPSF1, with product MSSVDKQLEELKAEITNELPSDISVSDVKYEGPELVVYTRDPKEFAQNGDLIRKLASKLRKRITVRPAPEVLSPPRDAEEQVLEVIPEDAGVTDLDFHEDTGEVVIEASKPGMVIGRHGSTLRKITQQVGWTPEVVRTPPIESSTVSNVRNFLKQERDERRQILERVGRQIHRQQLSDDEWVRISTLGCCREVGRASFILSTPETRILIDCGDKPGSDDVPYLQVPEALGSGANSLDAVVLTHAHLDHSALVPLLFKYGYDGPIYTTEPTRDLMGLLTLDYLDVAAKEGRTPPYESEMVREALKHCIPLEYGDVTDIAPDVKLTFHNAGHILGSAVSHFHIGDGLYNVAFSGDIHYEDTRLFNGAVNDFPRVETLVLESTYGGRNDYQTDQADSEQKLIDVINKTHDQGGKVLIPAFAVGRSQEIMLVLEEAMRSGKIPSMPVHLDGMIWEATAIHTTYPEYLRDDLRDRIFHEDENPFLAEEFNHIDGGEEERQEVTDGGPAIVLSTSGMVTGGPIMSWLRHVGPDPDSRLVFVGYQAQGTLGRRIQNGWDEIPVNDRDNMGRSNTLTLKMDVETVDGFSGHADRAGLENFVKTMNPRPEKVLCVHGDERSVQDLSSALYHNYNMRTFAPKNLETFRFK from the coding sequence ATGAGTTCAGTAGATAAGCAGCTCGAGGAACTGAAAGCAGAGATAACGAACGAACTTCCTTCGGACATCTCCGTCTCCGACGTCAAGTACGAAGGCCCGGAACTCGTCGTCTACACGCGCGACCCGAAGGAGTTCGCACAGAACGGCGACCTCATCCGAAAGCTCGCCAGCAAACTCCGGAAGCGCATCACCGTGCGCCCGGCCCCCGAGGTGCTCTCGCCCCCGCGCGACGCGGAGGAGCAGGTCCTCGAAGTCATCCCGGAGGACGCGGGCGTCACCGACCTCGATTTCCACGAGGACACCGGCGAAGTCGTCATCGAGGCGTCGAAGCCGGGCATGGTCATCGGCCGCCACGGTTCGACGCTCCGGAAGATAACTCAGCAGGTGGGTTGGACGCCCGAAGTCGTCCGCACCCCGCCCATCGAGTCCTCCACCGTCTCGAACGTCCGTAACTTCCTGAAGCAGGAACGCGACGAGCGACGGCAGATTCTCGAACGGGTCGGCCGACAGATCCACCGCCAGCAGCTCTCGGACGACGAGTGGGTCCGCATCTCCACGCTCGGGTGCTGCCGGGAGGTCGGACGCGCCTCCTTTATCCTCTCGACGCCGGAGACGCGCATCCTCATCGACTGCGGCGACAAGCCGGGGTCGGACGACGTGCCGTACCTCCAAGTACCCGAGGCGCTCGGGTCCGGCGCGAACTCGCTGGACGCCGTCGTCCTCACGCACGCCCACCTCGACCACTCGGCGCTCGTCCCCCTGTTGTTCAAGTACGGCTACGACGGACCCATCTATACGACCGAACCGACGCGCGACCTGATGGGGCTGCTCACGCTCGATTACCTCGACGTGGCCGCCAAGGAGGGCCGCACGCCGCCGTACGAGTCCGAGATGGTTCGCGAGGCGCTCAAACACTGCATCCCGCTCGAATACGGCGACGTGACCGACATCGCGCCGGACGTGAAGCTCACCTTCCACAACGCGGGGCACATCCTCGGCTCGGCGGTGTCGCACTTCCACATCGGCGACGGCCTCTACAACGTCGCCTTCTCCGGCGACATCCACTACGAGGACACGCGCCTGTTCAACGGCGCGGTCAACGACTTCCCGCGCGTGGAGACGCTCGTCCTCGAATCCACCTACGGCGGCCGGAACGATTACCAGACCGACCAAGCGGACTCCGAGCAGAAACTCATCGACGTCATCAACAAGACGCACGACCAGGGCGGGAAGGTGCTCATCCCGGCGTTCGCCGTCGGTCGCTCCCAAGAGATCATGCTCGTCTTGGAGGAGGCGATGCGCTCGGGGAAGATTCCGAGCATGCCCGTCCACCTCGACGGGATGATCTGGGAGGCGACGGCCATCCACACCACCTACCCCGAGTACCTCCGCGACGACCTCCGAGACAGAATCTTCCACGAGGACGAGAACCCGTTCCTCGCCGAGGAGTTCAACCACATTGACGGCGGCGAGGAGGAGCGACAGGAGGTGACCGACGGCGGTCCGGCCATCGTGCTCTCGACCTCCGGGATGGTCACCGGCGGCCCCATCATGTCGTGGCTCCGCCACGTCGGCCCCGACCCGGACTCCCGCCTCGTCTTCGTCGGCTACCAGGCGCAGGGAACGCTCGGGCGCCGTATCCAGAACGGCTGGGACGAGATTCCGGTCAACGACCGGGACAACATGGGACGCTCGAACACGCTCACGCTGAAGATGGATGTCGAGACGGTTGACGGCTTCTCCGGGCACGCCGACCGCGCGGGGCTTGAGAACTTCGTGAAGACGATGAATCCGCGCCCCGAGAAGGTGCTGTGCGTCCACGGCGACGAGCGCTCCGTGCAGGACCTCTCCTCGGCGCTGTACCACAACTACAATATGCGGACGTTCGCGCCGAAGAACCTCGAGACGTTCCGGTTCAAGTAG
- a CDS encoding methylglyoxal synthase: MRLALIAHDEKKPDLIDFAQNRSDDLDHFELMATGTTGKRLIEATGLDIERKQSGPLGGDMQIGAEIASEDCHGVIFLRDPLTAQPHEPDITALLRICDVHDVPLATNLASADAVLDELMDQLEGEFDHRE; the protein is encoded by the coding sequence ATGCGTCTCGCACTCATCGCACACGACGAGAAGAAACCGGACCTCATCGACTTCGCGCAGAACCGCAGCGACGACCTCGACCACTTCGAGTTGATGGCGACGGGGACGACCGGCAAGCGCCTCATCGAGGCGACGGGCCTCGACATCGAACGCAAGCAGTCGGGGCCGCTCGGCGGCGACATGCAGATCGGCGCCGAGATAGCCAGCGAGGACTGCCACGGCGTCATCTTCCTGCGCGACCCGCTCACCGCCCAACCGCACGAACCGGACATCACGGCGCTGCTCCGCATCTGCGACGTCCACGACGTCCCCCTCGCGACCAACCTCGCCAGCGCCGACGCCGTCCTCGACGAACTCATGGACCAACTGGAGGGAGAGTTCGACCACCGCGAGTAG
- a CDS encoding DUF7332 family protein yields MLHISRALFAVLLVAVLAAATAAPAAAQTGSAADPTVGDESGELRCFPPGGHDLDIGTEGPGIAVTVHTSLFTNLGDEGALGMEARGSALNATIIELRTGVVFDGVGTLGDFLSDPFSRFAILFDYTFELPMFVGMVDSPGYESDESPVTGVESRGCGE; encoded by the coding sequence ATGCTACATATCTCGCGTGCGCTGTTCGCCGTCCTCCTCGTGGCCGTCCTCGCGGCCGCGACGGCGGCGCCGGCGGCCGCGCAGACCGGTTCCGCGGCCGACCCGACGGTCGGCGACGAATCGGGCGAACTGCGGTGCTTCCCGCCCGGCGGGCACGACCTGGACATCGGGACCGAGGGGCCGGGAATCGCGGTGACCGTCCACACCTCGCTGTTCACGAACCTCGGCGACGAAGGCGCTCTCGGCATGGAAGCACGCGGGTCGGCGCTGAACGCGACGATAATCGAACTCCGCACGGGCGTCGTCTTCGACGGCGTCGGCACCCTCGGCGACTTCCTCTCGGACCCGTTCTCGCGGTTCGCGATTCTGTTCGACTACACGTTCGAGTTGCCGATGTTCGTCGGGATGGTCGACAGTCCGGGCTACGAGTCCGACGAGTCGCCGGTGACGGGCGTCGAGTCGCGCGGGTGCGGGGAGTAG
- a CDS encoding MFS transporter produces MTTNLISDELSVPWRSRTVQAVLSSTLLAPFSVTLISPGLPVYRRAFGVTDAEASLLLSAVLIPGVVLSPVAGLLADRLGRRRVLVASLLVWSVTGAAVTLRPAFWSVVALRLAQGAALAGIIVTTISLIGDSFEGVRRNAVLGINAAVLSAGAAVYPLVGGALVVVAWNAPFALYLLGLPVAFFAARVLDEPLLERRTRSLAYLRRVVTALSAKDAAVLYGSALVIELLLFGAMFTGLPFLLAGTYGLSPLRIGLVVTVSEVASMVTATQNGRLAARFSDERIIAVGFVVAAAGLVGAWVAPTPLFLTAAMVGFGGGWGLTLPSIDAGVSDLVPAQFRAGALSFRGSATFLGRALGPLLFAGIGLRTGYRPLFLFGGVGAFAFGAALLAATR; encoded by the coding sequence GTGACTACAAACCTGATTTCCGACGAACTGTCCGTTCCGTGGCGTTCCCGCACCGTTCAGGCCGTCCTGTCGAGCACGCTGCTGGCGCCGTTCAGCGTCACGCTCATCAGCCCCGGATTGCCGGTCTACCGGCGAGCGTTCGGCGTCACCGACGCGGAGGCGAGCCTCCTGCTCTCGGCGGTGCTGATTCCGGGGGTGGTCCTCTCGCCCGTGGCGGGCCTCCTCGCGGACCGCCTCGGTCGGCGGCGGGTGCTCGTCGCCAGCCTCCTCGTCTGGAGCGTCACGGGGGCGGCCGTCACGCTCCGCCCCGCCTTCTGGTCCGTCGTCGCGCTCAGACTCGCTCAGGGGGCCGCGCTGGCCGGAATCATCGTCACGACCATCTCGCTCATCGGCGACTCCTTCGAGGGCGTCCGGCGAAACGCGGTCCTCGGCATCAACGCGGCCGTCCTCTCCGCGGGCGCCGCCGTGTACCCGCTCGTGGGCGGTGCGCTGGTGGTCGTCGCGTGGAACGCCCCGTTCGCGCTGTACCTCCTCGGTCTCCCGGTGGCGTTCTTCGCGGCACGCGTCCTCGATGAACCGCTGCTGGAACGCCGGACGCGAAGCCTCGCCTACCTCCGCCGCGTCGTCACCGCGCTCTCGGCGAAGGACGCGGCGGTGCTGTACGGGTCGGCGCTCGTCATCGAACTCCTGCTGTTCGGTGCGATGTTCACCGGACTCCCGTTCCTCCTCGCGGGTACGTACGGCCTTTCGCCGCTCCGCATCGGCCTCGTCGTGACCGTCAGCGAGGTGGCGTCGATGGTGACGGCGACGCAGAACGGGCGCCTCGCCGCACGATTCTCCGACGAGCGGATCATCGCCGTCGGGTTCGTCGTCGCCGCCGCCGGACTCGTCGGCGCGTGGGTCGCTCCGACGCCTCTCTTTCTCACCGCTGCGATGGTCGGCTTCGGCGGAGGGTGGGGACTGACGCTACCGTCCATCGACGCCGGGGTCAGCGACCTCGTCCCGGCGCAGTTCCGGGCGGGGGCGCTGAGTTTCCGGGGGAGCGCGACGTTCCTCGGGCGCGCCCTCGGTCCGCTCCTCTTCGCCGGAATCGGCCTACGAACCGGCTACCGTCCGCTCTTCCTGTTCGGCGGTGTCGGTGCGTTCGCGTTCGGCGCCGCCCTCCTCGCGGCGACGAGGTAG
- a CDS encoding endonuclease III domain-containing protein: MPEEPANNISGGVGASAEFDPETAETHAEAVVDELGEMYWQKAYGGQDAFECLVRTILSQNTSDAASQPAHDSLVERYAGSEARSASETRTGSEATRERSDLAESLANAEQSELVETISSAGLYNQKSEMIVGAAERICEEFGGADGFDAFVKDEDPAEVRERLLDIHGVGPKTADCVLLFSGGRGGVFPVDTHVHRIARRMGLAPADADHEEVREHLERDVPAEKCGFGHTAMIQFGREYCKARKPACLDGPEACPVYDLCDRVGVDEVAESVVDPADAAD; encoded by the coding sequence ATGCCCGAAGAACCCGCGAACAACATCAGCGGCGGCGTCGGCGCTTCGGCGGAGTTCGACCCCGAGACGGCGGAGACGCACGCCGAGGCCGTCGTCGACGAACTGGGCGAGATGTACTGGCAGAAGGCCTACGGCGGACAGGACGCCTTCGAGTGTCTGGTCCGAACCATCCTCAGCCAGAACACCAGCGACGCGGCGAGTCAACCGGCGCACGATTCGCTGGTGGAGCGGTATGCGGGAAGCGAGGCGCGGAGCGCCTCGGAGACGCGAACGGGGAGCGAAGCGACCCGTGAGCGCAGTGACCTCGCGGAGTCGCTGGCGAACGCCGAGCAGTCCGAACTCGTCGAGACCATCTCTTCTGCGGGGTTGTACAACCAGAAATCGGAGATGATCGTCGGCGCCGCGGAGCGAATCTGCGAGGAGTTCGGCGGCGCCGACGGCTTCGACGCGTTCGTGAAGGACGAAGACCCCGCCGAGGTCAGGGAGCGACTGCTCGACATCCACGGCGTCGGTCCGAAGACGGCCGACTGCGTGCTCCTGTTTTCGGGCGGCCGCGGCGGCGTCTTCCCCGTCGACACGCACGTCCACCGCATCGCCCGTCGGATGGGTCTCGCACCCGCCGACGCCGACCACGAGGAGGTGCGAGAACACCTCGAACGCGACGTTCCCGCCGAGAAGTGCGGCTTCGGGCACACCGCGATGATACAGTTCGGCCGGGAGTACTGCAAAGCGCGAAAGCCGGCGTGCCTCGACGGCCCGGAGGCGTGTCCGGTGTACGACCTGTGCGACCGCGTGGGCGTCGACGAGGTGGCGGAATCGGTGGTCGACCCGGCGGACGCCGCCGACTGA
- a CDS encoding DUF371 domain-containing protein: MYEEIVRARGHENVSAEHASTFEVTSDDWLTPAGDCILAVEADRVPADFSAEFVEACRDAEATIAATVEVETDDGETHRERIEGRGHPDLTFEGDRSHVGRTSDYADDRTVLVDAAAAAADFDREMVEALAAGGEVTLTLRVE, from the coding sequence ATGTACGAAGAAATCGTCCGCGCGCGCGGGCACGAGAACGTCTCCGCCGAGCACGCGAGCACGTTCGAGGTCACCTCGGACGACTGGCTCACGCCGGCCGGCGACTGCATCCTCGCGGTGGAGGCCGACCGGGTCCCCGCGGACTTCTCGGCCGAGTTCGTCGAGGCCTGTCGGGACGCCGAGGCGACCATCGCGGCCACCGTCGAGGTGGAGACGGACGACGGCGAGACGCACCGGGAGCGAATCGAGGGACGCGGCCACCCGGACCTAACGTTCGAGGGCGACCGGAGCCACGTCGGCCGGACGAGCGACTACGCGGACGACCGCACGGTGCTGGTCGACGCCGCCGCCGCCGCCGCCGACTTCGACCGCGAGATGGTCGAGGCTCTCGCCGCCGGCGGCGAGGTGACGCTCACGCTCCGCGTGGAGTAG